A genomic window from Salvia splendens isolate huo1 chromosome 11, SspV2, whole genome shotgun sequence includes:
- the LOC121753770 gene encoding uncharacterized protein LOC121753770, which yields MLTEVDIKQRLDFLKQRYTTFKAVTKNKGASYDVEAKVVRASDVIWEEILKKTPFAAAYYHRDDPHFPQLACLYGMDDVKEEKEVEIIVLSDCTEEIPTDEPSCYEVSGFVAEVNSPMMLPPQMIRRKLFAEDAAPQHDQESTNDVGMYFIDIAPDGRLLTHLERTRVLPRAAAAKTDDTGPSARSPNASSVASNSPLGWWPHNIRRPNF from the exons ATGCTGACCGAGGTGGACATCAAACAACGTCTCGACTTCCTAAAGCAGAGGTACACCACCTTCAAGGCGGTTACGAAGAACAAAGGCGCATCATATGACGTGGAGGCTAAGGTGGTGCGGGCGTCTGATGTGATCTGGGAGGAAATTCTGAAG AAAACTCCATTTGCGGCAGCTTACTACCACCGAGATGATCCCCACTTCCCGCAGTTGGCGTGCTTGTACGGAATGGACGACGTCAAGGAGGAGAAAGAAGTTGAAATCATCGTGCTTTCTGACTGTACCGAGGAGATCCCTACTGATGAACCGTCGTGCTACGAGGTTAGTGGCTTCGTAGCTGAGGTGAACTCGCCCATGATGTTACCCCCGCAAATGATTCGACGTAAACTATTTGCGGAAGATGCCGCACCTCAACATGATCAGGAGTCAACCAATGACGTCGGCATGTATTTCATCGACATTGCCCCAGATGGGAGGCTGCTAACTCACCTCGAGCGTACCCGGGTATTGCCGAGGGCAGCTGCAGCGAAGACAGATGACACTGGACCCTCTGCTCGATCACCTAATGCGAGTTCCGTTGCGTCCAACTCGCCTCTCGGATGGTGGCCTCACAACATCAGGCGTCCCAACTTCTAA